Proteins encoded in a region of the Magallana gigas chromosome 8, xbMagGiga1.1, whole genome shotgun sequence genome:
- the LOC105343458 gene encoding mitochondrial fission 1 protein encodes MESILNEEVDPADLKRFELMYNEQVRRGQVSEKAKFEYAWCLVRSKYIDDMKEGVALLEDLFKRASDDGARRDYLYYMSVGYTRIKEYPQALKYVKALLKIEPGNHQALQLEKFINKKMTKEGIMGMAIVGGAALALGGLVSLGIALAKK; translated from the exons AGGTTTGAGTTGATGTACAATGAACAAGTACGGCGAGGCCAAGTGAGTGAGAAAGCCAAGTTTGAATATGCTTGGTGTCTCGTGAGGAGCAAATACATTGATGATATGAAGGAGGGAGTGGCTCTTTTAGAAG atTTATTCAAGAGAGCATCAGATGATGGTGCCCGTAGAGATTACTTATATTACATGTCAGTTGGTTACACCAGGATAAAG GAGTATCCCCAAGCTTTAAAGTATGTTAAAGCTCTTCTAAAAATTGAACCAGGAAATCATCAGGCATTACAATTAGAAAAATTCATCAATAAGAAAATGACCAAAG aaggGATTATGGGTATGGCGATTGTGGGTGGGGCGGCATTAGCGCTTGGGGGACTGGTCAGTCTAGGTATAGCCTTGGCCAAGAAATGA